The following are from one region of the Actinoplanes sp. L3-i22 genome:
- a CDS encoding DUF58 domain-containing protein has product MSRPVGTPPAPLDEAARAEAVLARLQLLVTRKLDGLLQGDYVGLLPGPGTEAGESREYRPGDDVRRMDWAVTARTTKPHVRRTVADRELETWMAIDLSASLDFGTAKWLKKDLVIAAATAVTHLTARGGNRIGAVVGTGSAVPESGSSRFFKRRTAETGAPGPSVVRMPARPGRKEAQGLLRAIARTRVRPGRADLGELIDLLNRPPRRRGVAVVISDFLAPVESWSRPVRKLGVRHDVLAIEVVDPRELELPDVGVLTLSDPETGDLHEVQTADPELRQRYAAAANEQRGAIARALRAAGASHLRLRTDTDWLLDMVRFVAAQRHARTRGTTR; this is encoded by the coding sequence ATGAGTCGACCCGTCGGCACCCCGCCGGCGCCGCTGGACGAGGCGGCGCGGGCCGAGGCCGTGCTCGCCCGCCTGCAGTTGCTGGTCACCCGGAAACTGGACGGCCTGCTCCAGGGCGACTACGTGGGCCTGTTGCCCGGCCCGGGCACCGAGGCCGGCGAGTCCCGGGAGTACCGTCCCGGCGACGACGTGCGCCGGATGGACTGGGCGGTCACCGCGCGCACCACGAAGCCGCACGTGCGGCGGACGGTCGCCGACCGGGAACTGGAGACGTGGATGGCGATCGACCTGTCGGCCAGTCTCGACTTCGGCACCGCCAAGTGGCTCAAGAAGGACCTGGTGATCGCCGCCGCGACCGCGGTGACCCACCTGACCGCGCGCGGCGGCAACCGGATCGGTGCGGTCGTCGGCACCGGCTCCGCCGTACCGGAAAGTGGGTCTTCCCGGTTTTTCAAGCGGCGGACGGCGGAGACCGGGGCGCCCGGCCCGTCGGTGGTGCGGATGCCGGCCCGGCCGGGCCGCAAGGAGGCGCAGGGCCTGCTGCGGGCGATCGCCCGGACCCGGGTGCGGCCCGGGCGCGCCGACCTGGGCGAGTTGATCGACCTGCTGAACCGGCCGCCCCGGCGGCGCGGCGTGGCGGTGGTCATCTCGGACTTCCTGGCCCCGGTGGAGAGCTGGTCGCGGCCGGTGCGCAAGCTCGGCGTGCGGCACGACGTGCTGGCCATCGAGGTGGTCGACCCGCGCGAGCTGGAGCTGCCCGACGTGGGCGTGCTCACCCTGAGCGACCCGGAGACCGGTGACCTGCACGAGGTGCAGACCGCCGATCCGGAGCTGCGGCAGCGGTACGCGGCCGCGGCCAACGAGCAGCGCGGCGCGATCGCCCGGGCCCTGCGCGCGGCCGGCGCCTCGCACCTGCGGCTGCGCACCGACACCGACTGGCTGCTGGACATGGTCCGTTTCGTGGCCGCCCAACGACACGCACGCACCCGGGGGACCACTCGATGA
- a CDS encoding VWA domain-containing protein: protein MIRFLAPWWLLTLLPVLVVAGAYVWRQLHKRSYAMRFTNVDLLRTLAPKGLGWRRHVSAGAFLLMLAALAFSTARPSVDEEQPLERATVMLAIDVSLSMQADDVAPTRIEAAQEAAKAFVNELPPTYNLGLVSFAKAANVLVAPTKDRSEVLAGIDSLTLAEATATGEAVFTSLDAVRTVPSDGADGAPPARIVLLSDGYRTSGRSIEDAATAAAGANVPVSTIAFGTDTGVVDIRGQLQRVPVDRLSLQELAERTKGYFYEAASVSELKKVYEDMGSSIGHRTEPREVTQWYAATALLLALVGAATSLLWTSRLP from the coding sequence ATGATCCGCTTCCTGGCTCCGTGGTGGCTGCTCACGCTGCTGCCCGTTCTCGTCGTCGCCGGCGCCTACGTGTGGCGTCAGCTCCACAAGCGGTCGTACGCGATGCGCTTCACCAACGTCGACCTGCTGCGCACCCTGGCGCCGAAGGGGCTGGGCTGGCGCCGGCACGTCTCGGCCGGCGCGTTCCTGCTGATGCTGGCCGCGCTGGCGTTCTCCACCGCGCGCCCGTCGGTCGACGAGGAGCAGCCGCTGGAACGCGCCACCGTGATGCTCGCCATCGACGTGTCGCTGTCCATGCAGGCCGACGACGTCGCCCCGACCCGGATCGAGGCCGCGCAGGAGGCGGCGAAGGCGTTCGTCAACGAGCTGCCGCCGACCTACAACCTGGGCCTGGTGTCGTTCGCGAAGGCGGCGAACGTGCTGGTCGCGCCGACCAAGGACCGGTCCGAGGTGCTGGCCGGGATCGACAGCCTGACGCTGGCCGAGGCGACCGCGACCGGTGAGGCGGTGTTCACCTCGCTGGACGCGGTGCGCACGGTGCCGTCGGACGGGGCGGACGGCGCGCCGCCGGCCCGGATCGTGCTGCTCTCCGACGGCTACCGGACGTCCGGCCGGTCGATCGAGGACGCCGCCACCGCGGCTGCCGGGGCGAACGTGCCGGTCAGCACGATCGCGTTCGGCACCGACACCGGCGTGGTCGACATCCGGGGCCAGCTCCAGCGGGTGCCGGTGGACCGGCTCTCGCTGCAGGAGCTGGCGGAACGGACGAAGGGCTACTTCTACGAGGCCGCGTCGGTGAGCGAGCTCAAGAAGGTCTACGAGGACATGGGCAGCTCGATCGGGCACCGGACGGAGCCGCGCGAGGTCACCCAGTGGTACGCGGCGACCGCGCTGCTGCTGGCCCTGGTCGGCGCGGCCACGAGTCTGCTGTGGACGTCCCGCCTGCCCTGA
- a CDS encoding response regulator transcription factor → MIRVLIADDQAMVRQGFGALLAAQPDLLVVGDAADGAAAVTAARNLNPDVILMDVRMPVMDGLEATRRLTSGPSGGPRILILTTFDLDDYVYEALRAGASGFLLKDAPAADLVQAVRVVAAGEALLAPSVTRRLIAEFAARPQRNRARPVALNALTPRETEVLRLIARGRSNQEIAADLIVAEQTVKTHVGRILTKLALRDRAQAVVFAYETGLVAAGE, encoded by the coding sequence ATGATCAGGGTGCTGATCGCGGACGATCAGGCGATGGTCCGGCAGGGCTTCGGCGCGCTGCTGGCCGCGCAGCCCGACCTGCTGGTGGTCGGCGACGCGGCGGACGGCGCGGCCGCGGTCACCGCCGCCCGCAACCTGAACCCGGACGTGATCCTGATGGATGTCCGGATGCCGGTGATGGACGGGCTGGAGGCCACCCGGCGGCTCACGAGCGGCCCCTCCGGCGGGCCCCGGATCCTCATCCTCACCACGTTCGACCTGGACGACTACGTGTACGAAGCGCTCCGCGCCGGGGCCAGCGGCTTCCTGCTCAAGGACGCGCCGGCCGCCGACCTGGTGCAGGCGGTGCGCGTGGTGGCGGCCGGCGAGGCGCTGCTCGCGCCGTCGGTGACCCGGCGGCTGATCGCCGAGTTCGCCGCCCGCCCGCAGCGGAACCGGGCCCGCCCGGTCGCGCTGAACGCGCTCACCCCGCGCGAGACCGAGGTGCTGCGGCTGATCGCGCGCGGCCGGTCGAACCAGGAGATCGCCGCCGACCTGATCGTCGCGGAACAGACGGTCAAGACACATGTCGGGCGGATCCTGACGAAACTGGCGCTTCGTGACCGCGCTCAGGCCGTCGTGTTCGCCTACGAGACCGGCCTGGTCGCCGCGGGCGAATGA
- a CDS encoding sensor histidine kinase has product METIRPEARHTVMGPLSSLAFKRETPRPRIRRRVWRYFAPLLLLVTVSIGMGAWAYLLEDRGLNPYLAAAIAAGSVLPPLVAHRRPVLAWRLVLVMLFAGVVFHRPAEPWPWNPVQILTTLYVLGRLAAVSESMVTVWATGLTLIPLYAFAPRGNVAGATVLIVAIAALGDIWSRRRRTRALLAEQEELNELERAKRAVLEERTRIAREMHDVVAHHMSMIAVQAETAPYRLAGLPAEARDELATIAAAAREALTDMRRLLGVLRAEDQAVERAPQPGYEQIAELVATVRRAGLPVTGDLPELGGIDGTAGLTAYRIVQEALANAGRHAPGGPVSLTARADDDRLELSIRNELTSPPDPAHKPGHGLIGMRERVALLGGDLTAGPDGAGGYQVLARIPRQPEAR; this is encoded by the coding sequence ATGGAGACTATCCGCCCCGAGGCGCGTCACACGGTCATGGGGCCGTTGTCCTCCCTGGCGTTCAAAAGGGAAACGCCCCGGCCCCGGATCCGGCGACGGGTGTGGCGTTATTTCGCGCCGCTGCTGCTGCTCGTGACCGTCTCGATCGGCATGGGCGCGTGGGCCTACCTGCTGGAGGACCGCGGCCTCAACCCCTATCTCGCGGCCGCGATCGCGGCCGGTTCGGTGCTGCCCCCGCTGGTCGCGCACCGCCGGCCGGTGCTGGCCTGGCGGCTGGTCCTGGTGATGCTCTTCGCCGGCGTGGTCTTCCATCGCCCGGCCGAGCCCTGGCCGTGGAATCCGGTGCAGATCCTCACCACGCTCTACGTGCTCGGCCGGCTCGCCGCGGTCAGCGAGTCGATGGTCACGGTCTGGGCCACCGGGCTCACCCTGATCCCGCTCTACGCCTTCGCCCCGCGCGGCAACGTGGCCGGCGCGACCGTGCTGATCGTCGCGATCGCGGCGCTCGGCGACATCTGGTCCCGGCGCCGCCGCACCCGCGCCCTGCTCGCCGAGCAGGAGGAGCTCAACGAGCTGGAACGGGCCAAGCGGGCGGTGCTGGAGGAGCGCACCCGGATCGCCCGGGAGATGCACGACGTGGTCGCGCACCACATGTCGATGATCGCGGTGCAGGCCGAGACCGCGCCGTACCGGCTGGCCGGGCTGCCCGCGGAGGCGAGGGACGAGCTGGCCACGATCGCCGCGGCGGCCCGCGAGGCGCTGACCGACATGCGCCGGCTGCTCGGCGTGCTCCGGGCCGAGGACCAGGCGGTGGAACGGGCGCCCCAGCCGGGGTATGAACAGATCGCCGAGCTGGTGGCGACCGTCCGGCGGGCCGGGCTGCCGGTCACCGGCGACCTGCCGGAGCTGGGCGGGATCGACGGGACGGCCGGGCTCACGGCGTACCGAATCGTGCAGGAAGCCCTGGCCAACGCGGGCCGGCACGCGCCGGGCGGCCCGGTGTCGCTGACCGCTCGCGCCGACGACGACCGCCTGGAGCTGAGCATCCGCAACGAGCTGACCAGCCCGCCGGACCCCGCCCACAAACCGGGTCACGGATTGATCGGGATGCGTGAGAGGGTGGCCCTGCTCGGCGGCGACCTGACCGCCGGGCCGGACGGCGCGGGCGGCTACCAGGTGCTCGCGCGGATCCCACGGCAGCCGGAGGCGCGATGA